A DNA window from Pirellulales bacterium contains the following coding sequences:
- the trpS gene encoding tryptophan--tRNA ligase → MRVLSGIQPTGRFHWGNYFGAIRQYIDLQREDEAYYFIANLHALTTVRDPQLLSQLTLNAATDLLALGLNPEHAILFVQSDVPEVSELCWLLMTITPMGLLERCHAYKDKKAKGLAADAGLFTYPVLMAADILAYDSNVVPVGEDQIQHIEVCRDLAQSFNHRFGEVFVLPKAKVLDGSAKVPGVDGEKMSKSYNNTIEIFEDVKPQRKKIMRITTDSRPMEEPKAPEGDPLFQLHSLFATPAQRAEMEALYRRGGFGYGEVKKALADVAEAYFAEARQRRAELAAHPERVREILADGARRARRKAGDVLRRAQDACGIGSSQLPDTLGARRP, encoded by the coding sequence ATGCGCGTGCTATCTGGAATTCAGCCCACGGGGCGCTTTCATTGGGGCAACTATTTTGGCGCCATCCGCCAATACATCGATCTGCAGCGCGAAGACGAAGCGTACTACTTCATCGCCAATCTGCACGCGCTGACCACGGTGCGTGATCCTCAATTGTTGTCGCAGTTGACGCTCAACGCGGCGACCGACTTGCTGGCCCTGGGGCTGAACCCCGAGCACGCGATCTTGTTTGTGCAGTCGGACGTGCCCGAGGTGTCGGAGTTGTGTTGGCTGCTGATGACGATCACGCCAATGGGGCTGTTGGAGCGGTGTCACGCGTACAAGGACAAGAAGGCGAAGGGCTTGGCGGCGGACGCAGGGTTGTTCACCTATCCCGTGCTGATGGCGGCGGACATTCTGGCCTACGACTCGAACGTGGTGCCGGTGGGGGAAGATCAAATTCAGCACATCGAGGTGTGCCGCGACCTGGCGCAGAGCTTCAACCACCGCTTTGGCGAGGTGTTTGTGCTGCCGAAAGCGAAGGTGCTGGACGGATCGGCCAAAGTGCCGGGCGTGGACGGCGAGAAGATGTCGAAGAGCTACAACAACACGATCGAGATCTTTGAGGATGTAAAGCCGCAGCGCAAGAAGATCATGCGGATCACGACCGATTCGCGCCCGATGGAGGAGCCCAAGGCGCCGGAAGGGGATCCTTTGTTTCAATTGCACTCGCTGTTCGCCACGCCGGCGCAGCGCGCCGAGATGGAGGCGTTGTATCGCCGCGGCGGATTCGGGTATGGGGAGGTGAAAAAGGCGCTGGCCGATGTCGCCGAAGCGTATTTTGCCGAGGCGCGGCAGCGCCGAGCGGAGTTGGCCGCGCATCCGGAACGGGTGCGCGAAATACTGGCCGATGGCGCGCGCCGCGCGCGACGGAAGGCGGGGGATGTGCTGCGGCGGGCGCAGGACGCCTGCGGCATTGGCTCCAGTCAATTGCCGGATACATTGGGCGCGAGACGGCCATGA
- a CDS encoding FHA domain-containing protein, with amino-acid sequence MEVKLKVCVGASAGKELTVAGPKFFIGRAEDCQLRPKSDLISRHHCVLMVDDSALIVRDLGSRNGTLVNDEQVAGERELLAGDRLKVGPLEFEVVISRTLAPAQKRPKVTSVLEAAVRTAAGHPGAQNDVTQWLGATGGANGGTTQFSGGHDTEAAETEEIKMGSTMINIPAPPMPTHTTLTPAPLAPHVPLAPATPIVASAPAPMAAPPVAPAPPVAQAPPAAPPIVADEPTPAQTASTMLNIDFEPEAKPKTAPVATSHVERYVPEHQAPPPAEPEKKTSDSKIGKLPHKPRTADSRAAAADTLKKFFNRR; translated from the coding sequence ATGGAAGTGAAGCTTAAGGTTTGTGTTGGAGCTAGCGCCGGCAAGGAATTGACGGTTGCCGGGCCCAAGTTCTTTATTGGCCGCGCGGAGGATTGTCAGCTACGCCCTAAGAGCGATCTCATCAGTCGTCATCACTGCGTGCTCATGGTGGACGACTCCGCGCTGATTGTGCGCGATCTCGGTAGCCGCAACGGCACCCTCGTCAACGACGAGCAGGTGGCTGGCGAACGCGAGTTGCTCGCTGGCGATCGGCTCAAAGTCGGGCCGCTCGAATTTGAAGTTGTCATCTCGCGCACCCTCGCGCCGGCTCAAAAACGGCCCAAAGTCACCAGCGTGCTCGAGGCCGCCGTACGCACCGCCGCGGGCCATCCCGGCGCGCAGAACGATGTCACTCAGTGGCTCGGGGCAACCGGCGGCGCCAACGGGGGGACCACCCAATTCTCGGGCGGCCACGACACCGAGGCCGCCGAGACCGAAGAGATCAAGATGGGCTCGACGATGATCAACATCCCGGCGCCCCCAATGCCAACGCACACGACCCTGACGCCGGCGCCTTTGGCGCCTCATGTTCCACTAGCGCCGGCTACCCCGATAGTGGCCAGCGCGCCGGCGCCCATGGCGGCCCCGCCCGTCGCTCCCGCGCCACCTGTGGCCCAGGCCCCTCCCGCCGCGCCGCCAATCGTGGCCGACGAACCGACGCCGGCGCAAACCGCCAGCACCATGCTGAACATTGATTTCGAGCCTGAGGCAAAGCCCAAGACCGCGCCGGTCGCCACATCCCACGTAGAGCGGTACGTGCCAGAACATCAGGCGCCGCCCCCCGCCGAACCCGAAAAGAAGACGTCGGACAGCAAAATCGGCAAATTGCCGCACAAACCGCGCACCGCCGACAGTCGCGCCGCGGCCGCCGACACCCTCAAGAAGTTCTTCAATCGGCGTTAG
- the gcvPB gene encoding aminomethyl-transferring glycine dehydrogenase subunit GcvPB translates to MRNARTSQLLFEASKPGRRATLWPAADVPHQPLESMLPASALAAAPPRLPETTEPEIVRHYSNLSTLNMSVDTHFYPLGSCTMKYNPKRNERLASLPGLAQLHPYQPDESLQGLLQLLYDLQQYLADIAGLDAVSLQPAAGAQGELAALFVAAAYFRSRGEARTRVLIPDSAHGTNPASAVMAGFEAVTVRSTPAGYVDLEDLTSKLDQRTGVFMITNPNTLGMFDGQIAEIAQRVHAVGGLIYLDGANMNAILGVARPGDFGADMMHYNPHKTFSGPHGGGGPGAGPIAVRKMLEPFLPAPVVIRDGERYRLDYDRPQSIGRVRSFFGNTGVLIRAYAYIRTHGPDGLRRVADNAVLNANYLLSRVKSFLPVPQGDRCMHEFVATANEIKNARGISAMDIAKRLLDYGYHAPTVYFPLTVREAMMIEPTETESRETLDAFAKVLKQITEEDPEFVRDAPHTTPIARPDEVQAARKPVLKWTPTSA, encoded by the coding sequence ATGCGTAATGCCCGTACCAGCCAACTGTTGTTCGAGGCCTCCAAGCCCGGCCGGCGCGCCACTCTCTGGCCAGCGGCCGATGTGCCGCACCAACCGCTGGAGTCGATGCTGCCCGCCAGCGCGCTGGCCGCCGCGCCGCCCCGTTTGCCGGAGACTACCGAACCCGAAATTGTGCGGCACTACAGCAACCTGTCGACCTTGAACATGTCGGTCGACACGCATTTCTACCCGCTCGGCTCCTGCACCATGAAGTACAATCCCAAACGCAACGAGCGTTTGGCTTCGTTGCCCGGCTTGGCGCAATTGCATCCCTATCAGCCCGACGAGTCCCTGCAAGGACTGCTTCAACTACTCTACGACTTGCAGCAATATCTGGCCGACATCGCCGGATTGGACGCGGTATCGCTTCAGCCCGCCGCGGGCGCCCAGGGCGAACTGGCCGCGTTGTTCGTGGCCGCCGCCTACTTCCGCTCGCGCGGAGAGGCGCGCACTCGCGTGCTCATTCCCGATAGCGCTCACGGCACCAACCCAGCCAGCGCCGTGATGGCCGGCTTCGAGGCCGTCACGGTCCGCAGCACCCCCGCCGGCTATGTCGATCTGGAAGACCTCACCTCCAAGCTCGACCAGCGCACCGGCGTCTTCATGATCACCAATCCCAACACGCTTGGCATGTTCGATGGCCAAATCGCCGAAATCGCTCAGCGCGTGCATGCTGTTGGCGGTCTGATCTATCTCGACGGCGCCAACATGAACGCCATTCTCGGCGTGGCTCGCCCGGGCGACTTTGGCGCCGACATGATGCACTACAACCCGCACAAGACCTTTAGCGGTCCGCACGGCGGCGGCGGTCCCGGCGCCGGCCCCATCGCCGTCCGCAAAATGCTAGAGCCATTTCTGCCGGCTCCAGTCGTCATTCGCGACGGCGAGCGCTATCGATTGGACTACGATCGGCCCCAGTCGATCGGGCGCGTACGTAGTTTCTTTGGCAACACCGGAGTGCTGATCCGCGCCTACGCGTATATTCGCACTCACGGACCCGACGGTCTGCGGCGCGTGGCCGACAACGCGGTGCTCAATGCCAACTATTTGCTCAGCCGAGTCAAGTCGTTCTTGCCGGTACCGCAAGGCGATCGCTGCATGCACGAGTTCGTCGCCACCGCCAACGAAATCAAGAACGCGCGCGGCATCAGCGCGATGGATATCGCCAAGCGACTATTGGACTATGGCTATCACGCGCCTACCGTCTATTTTCCGCTCACCGTCCGGGAGGCCATGATGATCGAACCCACCGAGACGGAGAGTCGAGAGACTTTGGACGCCTTTGCCAAAGTGCTCAAGCAAATCACCGAAGAAGACCCGGAGTTCGTGCGCGACGCGCCCCACACCACCCCCATTGCTCGCCCCGACGAGGTGCAGGCCGCGCGCAAGCCCGTGCTCAAGTGGACGCCCACCAGCGCATGA
- the gcvH gene encoding glycine cleavage system protein GcvH → MRFAKTHEWVHLEGPSGAQTATIGVSAFAVAALTDLVYIELPQVGRKLAHGEPFGEVESVKAVSDLYSPLAGEIVAVNEDLRDHLEKLSADPYGAGWLIRLRVADDSGLADLMDHATYQRQCAEEQH, encoded by the coding sequence CTGCGATTCGCCAAGACGCATGAGTGGGTCCATTTAGAAGGCCCCAGCGGCGCGCAAACCGCCACCATCGGCGTCTCGGCGTTCGCCGTGGCGGCCCTTACTGATCTGGTCTACATCGAGTTGCCGCAAGTCGGTCGCAAACTAGCGCATGGCGAACCGTTTGGCGAGGTCGAGTCGGTCAAGGCCGTCAGCGATCTCTACAGCCCGTTGGCCGGCGAAATCGTGGCAGTGAACGAAGACTTGCGCGATCACCTGGAAAAACTGAGCGCAGATCCCTACGGCGCCGGTTGGCTGATCCGCCTGCGCGTCGCCGACGACTCCGGCCTCGCCGATCTCATGGATCATGCAACGTACCAGCGGCAATGCGCCGAGGAGCAGCACTAG
- a CDS encoding dihydroorotate dehydrogenase, whose protein sequence is MATTAAVDLAVSLGRLKLANPVLVASGTFGYAREMAGLVDLLRLGAIIPKTITLAPRAGNKPARTVETPAGMLNSIGLDNDGIEAFIEHHLPYLAGLGTPIVVSIAGRTREEFITLAERLDRAGGAAAIELNVSCPNVSGGVDFGTDPAMCEAVVRGVREACQLPVIAKLTPNVTRIAEIAVAAEAGGADAISVINTCLGMAVDWRRRRPILGNIMGGLSGPAIKPIALRAVYQTARAVSVPVIGVGGIATIDDVMEFLVTGASAVQVGTANFYRPAATMEILDQLPGAIRQLGATSAREVVGVLAIDGN, encoded by the coding sequence TTGGCGACCACCGCTGCCGTTGATCTTGCTGTTTCTCTGGGTCGACTGAAACTGGCCAATCCGGTGCTCGTCGCGTCTGGGACGTTTGGTTACGCGCGCGAAATGGCCGGCTTGGTGGACCTCTTACGGCTCGGGGCCATCATCCCCAAGACCATCACATTGGCGCCACGCGCAGGCAACAAGCCGGCGCGAACGGTCGAGACGCCGGCGGGGATGTTGAATTCGATTGGACTAGACAACGACGGCATCGAGGCGTTCATCGAGCACCATCTGCCGTACCTGGCGGGGCTAGGGACGCCGATTGTGGTGAGTATCGCTGGCCGCACGCGCGAGGAGTTCATCACACTGGCGGAGCGATTGGATCGGGCGGGGGGCGCGGCGGCAATTGAATTGAACGTTTCCTGCCCCAATGTGTCTGGCGGAGTCGATTTTGGCACCGATCCGGCGATGTGCGAAGCAGTGGTGCGCGGTGTGCGAGAGGCGTGCCAGTTGCCGGTCATCGCCAAATTGACGCCGAACGTGACTCGCATTGCGGAGATTGCTGTCGCCGCGGAGGCCGGGGGCGCCGACGCGATCTCGGTAATCAACACCTGCCTGGGGATGGCGGTCGATTGGCGCCGGCGCCGACCGATCCTAGGGAACATCATGGGGGGATTGAGCGGTCCGGCGATCAAGCCGATCGCGCTGCGGGCGGTATACCAGACCGCGCGCGCGGTGAGCGTGCCGGTGATCGGTGTGGGAGGAATCGCCACCATCGACGACGTGATGGAATTTCTTGTCACTGGCGCCAGCGCAGTTCAGGTGGGCACGGCCAACTTTTATCGTCCAGCGGCTACGATGGAAATCTTGGACCAACTGCCGGGCGCGATTCGCCAACTGGGGGCGACGTCGGCGCGTGAGGTCGTAGGCGTTTTAGCGATCGACGGGAACTAG
- the acpS gene encoding holo-ACP synthase has product MSGARHGDILGIGTDIIECLRIAQMIERHGELFVSRVYTPHETQYCQSRKQSTQHFAGRWAAKEAVLKALGTGWIKGIGWRDVEVVNDGGGKPSIALHGGARQRGVEIGLGEMLISISHCRNYATAYALALANVQPNGARHS; this is encoded by the coding sequence ATGAGCGGAGCGCGACACGGCGACATCCTGGGAATTGGCACGGACATTATCGAGTGTCTGCGGATCGCGCAGATGATTGAGCGGCATGGCGAACTGTTTGTGAGCCGCGTGTACACGCCGCACGAAACTCAGTATTGCCAGAGCCGTAAGCAATCGACCCAGCATTTTGCCGGCCGCTGGGCGGCCAAGGAGGCGGTGCTCAAGGCGCTGGGCACCGGTTGGATCAAGGGGATTGGCTGGCGGGATGTCGAGGTGGTGAACGACGGCGGAGGGAAGCCGTCGATCGCGCTGCACGGCGGCGCGCGCCAGCGCGGCGTGGAGATTGGGCTTGGCGAAATGCTGATCAGCATTTCACATTGCCGCAACTATGCGACGGCCTATGCCTTGGCGCTGGCGAACGTCCAGCCAAATGGCGCTAGGCATTCGTAA
- the gcvT gene encoding glycine cleavage system aminomethyltransferase GcvT — MTATLANTPLHDWHVAQGGRMVDFAGWSMPVQYTSIVAEHRATRTAAGLFDISHMGRLRFDGPSAAPFLDRLATRRASKLAIGQVVYALVTNESGGILDDILIYRLADAAQRDYFLVVVNASNREKIVSWIRSRPAADDLQFADLTTDWAMIAVQGPHALQLVAPLVEFDLAAMKYYTATETLIAGHGGIVSRTGYTGEDGVELIVGAAMAPRIWQMLFDRSQSEQLGAVAAGLGSRDTLRLEAGMPLYGHELSENVNPFQAGLGFAVDLANAQFPGAAELARFKADSSQPRRVGLELVGKRVPREGYAILDPAGATIGQVTSGTFSPTFDRPLAMGYVAPQFAAPGAQLAIDIRGRAEPARIAALPFYRRSR, encoded by the coding sequence ATGACCGCGACCCTGGCAAATACACCGCTCCACGATTGGCATGTCGCCCAGGGCGGTCGCATGGTCGACTTTGCCGGCTGGTCGATGCCGGTGCAATACACCTCAATTGTCGCCGAACATCGGGCCACGCGCACTGCTGCCGGACTGTTCGATATCTCACATATGGGCCGTCTCCGCTTCGATGGCCCCAGCGCCGCGCCGTTTCTTGATCGATTGGCCACGCGCCGTGCGTCGAAGTTGGCCATCGGACAGGTGGTCTATGCGCTGGTCACCAATGAATCGGGCGGCATTCTCGATGACATTCTCATCTATCGCTTGGCCGATGCGGCGCAGCGCGACTACTTCCTGGTGGTCGTGAACGCGAGCAATCGCGAGAAAATCGTTTCCTGGATTCGCTCGCGCCCCGCCGCCGACGACCTGCAATTCGCCGACCTCACCACTGACTGGGCCATGATCGCCGTGCAGGGACCGCACGCGCTTCAACTCGTGGCGCCGCTCGTCGAATTCGACCTCGCCGCGATGAAGTATTACACCGCAACCGAGACGCTGATCGCCGGACATGGCGGCATTGTGAGTCGTACAGGCTACACCGGCGAAGACGGCGTGGAGCTGATCGTCGGCGCCGCAATGGCGCCGCGCATTTGGCAAATGTTGTTCGATCGCAGCCAGTCCGAGCAGCTTGGCGCCGTCGCCGCCGGGCTGGGATCACGCGACACCCTCCGCCTCGAAGCCGGCATGCCGCTTTACGGCCACGAGCTATCCGAAAACGTCAATCCCTTTCAGGCGGGTCTCGGCTTCGCGGTCGATCTGGCGAACGCCCAGTTTCCAGGCGCCGCCGAGCTTGCCCGCTTCAAGGCCGACTCGTCACAGCCGCGTCGTGTCGGGCTCGAACTGGTAGGCAAGCGCGTCCCGCGCGAAGGATACGCCATACTCGATCCGGCAGGCGCCACGATTGGCCAGGTGACCAGCGGCACCTTTTCTCCGACTTTCGATCGCCCCTTGGCCATGGGCTACGTGGCGCCGCAATTCGCCGCGCCCGGCGCCCAGTTGGCGATCGACATTCGCGGCCGCGCGGAACCTGCCCGCATTGCCGCGCTCCCCTTCTATCGACGCTCCCGTTAA
- the gcvPA gene encoding aminomethyl-transferring glycine dehydrogenase subunit GcvPA, which translates to MPYFANTPEDERDMLAAIGVASIEELFELVPADLRLRGALQLPPALTEVELTQHMSELAARNESAADKVCFLGAGSYDHFIPAIVDSLAGRGEFYTSYTPYQPEASQGNLQAFFEYQTLITQLTGMDVSNASLYDGGSAATEAMLMAISVTKRHGNVVVPASVHPEYRQILATYLKDLGIQLVTAPVAEGVLRPADLQACLSDQTAGVLIQQPNFFGNLESMRELADITHRAGALFCVSVDPISLGLLERPADYGADIVTAEGQSLGSPLSFGGPYLGIMACREEFVRRMPGRLCGQTVDRNGRRCFVLTLQTREQHIRREKATSNICTNQGLFALRATIYLASLGPQGLREVAELSLRKAHYLRDLLAGDTALAPAFDQPFFKEFVMRVPDGAVDRWLDEAQEAGFFAGVPLARWYPELADCVLITVTEKRTRAEMDRLAQVVRRLSRKEAIAHA; encoded by the coding sequence ATGCCATATTTCGCCAACACTCCCGAAGACGAACGCGACATGCTGGCCGCGATCGGCGTCGCTTCGATCGAAGAGCTTTTTGAGCTGGTGCCCGCCGACCTGCGGCTCCGCGGCGCGCTCCAACTGCCGCCGGCGCTGACCGAAGTCGAGTTGACGCAGCACATGAGCGAACTGGCCGCTCGCAACGAATCGGCGGCCGACAAGGTTTGCTTTCTCGGCGCCGGCAGCTACGACCACTTCATTCCCGCGATCGTCGACAGTCTGGCCGGCCGCGGCGAGTTTTACACTTCCTACACGCCCTACCAACCAGAGGCCAGCCAGGGCAACCTGCAAGCCTTCTTCGAGTATCAAACGCTGATCACACAGTTGACTGGCATGGATGTGTCCAACGCCAGTCTCTACGACGGCGGTAGCGCGGCGACCGAAGCCATGCTCATGGCTATCTCCGTCACCAAGCGCCACGGCAACGTCGTCGTGCCGGCCAGCGTCCATCCCGAGTATCGCCAGATTCTGGCCACGTATCTCAAGGATCTTGGCATCCAACTGGTCACTGCGCCGGTCGCCGAAGGCGTTCTCCGGCCAGCCGATCTGCAGGCGTGCCTCTCCGATCAGACCGCCGGCGTGCTGATTCAACAGCCCAACTTCTTCGGCAATCTCGAATCGATGCGCGAGTTGGCCGACATCACTCACCGCGCCGGCGCCCTCTTCTGCGTTTCTGTCGATCCGATCAGCCTCGGACTTCTCGAGCGCCCCGCCGACTACGGCGCCGACATCGTCACCGCCGAGGGCCAATCGCTGGGCAGTCCCCTGTCGTTCGGCGGACCCTACCTCGGCATCATGGCCTGCCGCGAGGAATTTGTCCGCCGCATGCCCGGTCGCCTTTGTGGTCAGACGGTCGATCGCAACGGCCGGCGCTGCTTCGTGCTCACACTCCAAACTCGCGAGCAGCATATCCGCCGCGAAAAAGCGACCAGCAACATCTGCACCAATCAAGGACTCTTCGCGCTGCGCGCCACCATCTATCTGGCTTCGCTGGGTCCGCAAGGGCTACGCGAGGTGGCCGAGTTGTCGCTCCGCAAGGCGCATTACTTGCGCGATCTGCTGGCCGGCGACACCGCGCTGGCCCCCGCGTTCGACCAGCCGTTCTTCAAAGAGTTCGTGATGCGCGTGCCAGATGGCGCGGTCGATCGCTGGCTGGACGAGGCTCAAGAAGCCGGCTTCTTCGCCGGTGTGCCGCTGGCCCGCTGGTATCCCGAACTGGCCGACTGCGTGCTGATCACGGTGACAGAGAAGCGTACCCGCGCCGAAATGGACCGCCTCGCCCAAGTGGTTCGCCGGCTCTCACGGAAGGAGGCAATTGCCCATGCGTAA
- the rnr gene encoding ribonuclease R gives MESSSLEAQVLEFVLAPNYQPVKPRVIAKKLGLPEDQKDAVRKTVKRLVKAGKLQFSPNHMVRAPRQASPPTASKQTSKAPKTTEQNQITGRFRRAQAGYGFVRPVGTPKSQGNDNDIFIPENRTGDAVTGDLVAVEINYRKRAPRGGFEGKIVEVVERETHQFVGTYFEAAGQAMVQVDGSIFAQPIRVGDPGAKNARPDDKVVFEMVRFPSPWHAGEGVITEVLGSRGDPGVDTLTIIREFELPEHFAEDTLAAARQQADQFDESIPADRLDLTGDTIITIDPVDARDFDDAISLTRLENGHWRLGVHIADVAHFVPAKTPLDREAHNRATSVYLPDRVIPMLPEIISNSLASLQPDRVRYAKTAFIEFTDEGVRVAVDLRRTAIKSCRRFTYEEVDEYLADREAWKARLEPAVHTLLGRMHELAMTLRRRRIQRGALELTLGEIKIDLDRDGKVAGAHQVVNTESHQVIEEFMLAANDAVAEHLRDQSLLFLRRIHEAPDPRKLQELTDFVKELGFQTESLESRFEIQKILKEVAGKPEERAVNYAILRSMQQAVYAPADEGHYALASDCYCHFTSPIRRYPDLLVHRLLDALWDQKKPVQDLAELVALGDHCSQRERRAEAAERELTKIKLLHYLEERVGMEMDAVVTGVAQFGMFAQGIELPAEGLIHVTSLADDYYRFERASHALVGYRQGNAYRLGDKIRVAVARVDVDRRELDLRVVGRGKRGATPRAALPPRRDAKPRRDGDKSPAPVKRKGAAKTPRPKKQGRR, from the coding sequence ATGGAATCCAGTTCGCTCGAAGCCCAAGTGCTCGAGTTCGTCCTCGCCCCCAACTATCAGCCCGTCAAGCCGCGTGTGATCGCCAAGAAACTTGGCCTCCCCGAGGATCAGAAGGACGCCGTTCGCAAGACAGTCAAGCGGCTCGTTAAAGCGGGCAAGTTGCAATTCTCGCCGAATCACATGGTCCGCGCGCCGCGTCAGGCCAGCCCGCCAACTGCCAGCAAGCAAACCAGCAAAGCGCCCAAGACGACCGAGCAAAATCAAATCACCGGCCGCTTTCGCCGCGCTCAGGCCGGATACGGCTTCGTCCGCCCCGTCGGCACGCCAAAATCTCAAGGCAATGATAACGACATCTTCATTCCAGAGAATCGCACCGGCGACGCGGTGACCGGAGACCTGGTCGCGGTCGAAATCAACTATCGCAAACGCGCGCCACGCGGTGGTTTCGAGGGCAAAATCGTCGAGGTCGTCGAACGCGAGACGCATCAATTCGTCGGCACTTATTTCGAAGCCGCCGGACAAGCCATGGTGCAGGTCGACGGCTCCATCTTCGCCCAACCGATCCGCGTGGGCGATCCCGGCGCCAAGAATGCCCGTCCAGACGATAAAGTCGTCTTCGAGATGGTCCGATTTCCCTCCCCCTGGCACGCGGGCGAAGGGGTCATCACCGAGGTGCTTGGCTCGCGCGGCGATCCCGGCGTTGACACGCTCACCATCATTCGCGAATTCGAATTACCCGAACATTTCGCCGAAGACACCCTGGCGGCGGCGCGGCAACAGGCGGACCAGTTCGACGAGTCAATCCCCGCGGATCGACTCGATTTGACTGGTGACACGATCATTACCATCGACCCGGTCGATGCCCGGGACTTTGACGACGCCATCTCATTGACCCGACTCGAAAATGGCCACTGGCGGCTGGGGGTGCATATCGCCGATGTGGCGCACTTTGTTCCAGCTAAGACGCCGCTCGATCGCGAAGCTCACAATCGGGCCACCAGCGTCTATCTGCCCGATCGCGTCATCCCGATGCTGCCAGAAATCATTTCCAACAGCCTGGCCAGTCTACAGCCCGATCGAGTTCGCTACGCCAAAACGGCGTTCATCGAGTTCACCGACGAAGGAGTGCGGGTAGCGGTCGATTTGCGCCGCACCGCCATCAAGAGTTGCCGTCGCTTCACCTACGAGGAGGTCGACGAATACCTTGCCGACCGAGAAGCCTGGAAGGCCCGGCTCGAACCGGCGGTTCACACCTTGCTCGGTCGCATGCACGAATTGGCGATGACCCTCCGCCGCCGGCGCATCCAGCGCGGTGCGCTCGAACTGACCTTGGGAGAAATCAAGATCGACCTCGATCGCGACGGCAAGGTGGCCGGCGCGCATCAGGTGGTGAACACCGAAAGCCATCAGGTCATCGAAGAGTTCATGCTCGCCGCCAACGACGCCGTGGCAGAGCATCTACGCGATCAGTCGCTCTTGTTTCTTCGCCGCATTCACGAAGCGCCCGATCCACGCAAACTGCAAGAACTGACCGACTTCGTCAAGGAACTCGGTTTCCAGACCGAGAGCCTCGAAAGCCGCTTCGAGATTCAGAAAATACTGAAGGAAGTCGCCGGCAAACCGGAAGAACGCGCAGTCAATTACGCCATCTTGCGCAGTATGCAGCAGGCCGTTTATGCCCCCGCCGACGAAGGGCACTATGCCTTGGCCAGCGATTGCTACTGTCACTTCACCTCTCCCATTCGTCGCTATCCTGACCTTTTGGTCCATCGCCTGCTCGACGCGCTCTGGGATCAGAAAAAGCCCGTCCAGGACCTGGCGGAGCTTGTCGCGCTCGGCGATCACTGCTCTCAGCGAGAACGCCGCGCCGAAGCCGCCGAACGCGAACTCACCAAGATCAAGCTGCTGCACTACCTCGAAGAACGCGTCGGCATGGAAATGGACGCCGTGGTCACCGGCGTCGCGCAATTCGGCATGTTCGCGCAAGGAATTGAGCTTCCCGCCGAGGGCCTGATCCATGTGACGTCGCTGGCCGATGATTACTATCGCTTCGAGCGGGCCAGTCACGCCTTGGTCGGTTATCGGCAAGGCAACGCCTATCGGCTGGGCGACAAGATACGCGTTGCCGTCGCTCGCGTCGACGTCGATCGTCGCGAGCTTGATTTGCGCGTGGTGGGACGTGGCAAGCGAGGCGCCACGCCGCGTGCGGCGCTGCCTCCGCGACGCGACGCCAAGCCCAGGCGAGACGGCGACAAATCGCCTGCACCCGTCAAGCGCAAGGGGGCCGCCAAAACGCCGCGCCCCAAGAAGCAGGGACGCCGCTAA